A stretch of Megalobrama amblycephala isolate DHTTF-2021 linkage group LG14, ASM1881202v1, whole genome shotgun sequence DNA encodes these proteins:
- the cpsf6 gene encoding cleavage and polyadenylation specificity factor subunit 6 isoform X1 produces MADGVDHIDIYADVEEEFNQESDYPVHEQIDLYDDVISPSANNGDAPEDRDYLDNLPAPGGNEGSKGAPPNVVYTYTGKRIALYIGNLTWWTTDEDLTDAIRSIGINDVLEIKFFENRANGQSKGFALVCVGSDSSSRKLMDLLSKRELHGQNPIVTPCNKQSLSQFEMQSRKSTQSGQMSGEGKAGPPGGGRSGFPLGRGRGRFPGQPGPGGDRFPGPVGPGGPPPHFPGMQGPPRPPSGPPGPPGPPGPPPPGQGLPPPLGGPPHRGDRPPPPVLFPGQFGQPPMGPMPPGPPPPGYGPPPGPPPPQQGPPPPGPFPPRPPGPLGPPLGLAPPPHMQGPPPGGPPPAPHVNPAFFPPPGNNNMPSSDGRGPPPGDPYGRPPPYDRDYGPGGSNFRPPLICGFEPWINEGLVDVKNSGQHLHNTSDQGDMDASRTPLSEAEFEEIMNRNRAISSSAISRAVSDASAADYGSAIETLVTAISLIKQSKVSADDRCKVLISSLQDCLHGIESKSYGSVSSRRERSRERDHSRSREKNRRHKSRSRDRHEDYYRERSRERDRHRERDRDRERDREREREYRHR; encoded by the exons GAATCAGATTATCCTGTTCATGAGCAGATTGACCTGTATGATGATGTCATCTCGCCATCTGCCAACAACGGGGACGCACCCGAGGACCGAGATTACCTGGATAACCTGCCTGCACCCGGAGGCAATGAGGGCTCCAAAGGAGCTCCACCGAACGTCGTCTACACCTACACTGGCAAAAGAATCGCTCTGTACATCGGCAACCTCACATGG TGGACCACTGATGAAGATTTGACAGATGCTATTCGCTCCATAGGCATCAATGATGTGCTGGAGATAAAGTTTTTTGAGAATAGAGCAAATGGGCAGTCAAAAGG GTTTGCGCTGGTGTGCGTGGGTTCAGATTCCTCGTCCAGGAAGCTGATGGATCTGCTGTCTAAACGGGAGCTGCACGGACAAAACCCTATCGTCACTCCTTGCAACAAACAGTCGCTCAGCCAGTTTGAGATGCAGTCCCGAAAAA GCACACAGTCAGGGCAGATGTCAGGAGAGGGGAAGGCTGGGCCTCCAGGAGGAGGTCGCAGTGGCTTCCCTCTCGGCAGGGGTCGAGGGCGCTTTCCAGGCCAACCTGGACCAGGCGGAGACCGCTTCCCTGGACCAGTCGGACCTGGTGGACCTCCACCACACTTTCCAG GTATGCAAGGACCACCTCGTCCTCCATCTGGCCCACCTGGGCCTCCAGGACCCCCTGGCCCCCCTCCACCTGGACAAGGTCTGCCACCGCCTCTTGGCGGACCTCCTCACAGAGGAGACCGCCCTCCTCCACCCGTCCTTTTTCCTGGTCAGTTTGGTCAACCTCCAATGGGTCCGATGCCTCCTGGCCCGCCCCCACCAGGATACGGGCCTCCCCCAGGCCCCCCTCCACCTCAGCAAGGTCCGCCCCCTCCAGGACCCTTCCCTCCCCGCCCACCTGGTCCTTTAGGACCACCGCTTGGCCTCGCACCTCCACCTCACATGCAGGGACCCCCACCTGGAGGTCCACCACCGGCTCCTCACGTCAACCCAGCCTTTTTCCCTCCACCTGGAAACAACAACATGCCATCGTCCGACGGCAGGGGCCCTCCACCCGGCGACCCCTACGGCCGCCCTCCTCCTTATGACAGAGACTACGGCCCTGGCGGCAG TAACTTCAGACCCCCTCTAATATGTGGCTTTGAGCCCTGGATAAACGAGGGGTTGGTTGATGTGAAAAACTCTGGCCAGCACTTGCACAATACAAGTGATCAAGG GGACATGGATGCGTCTCGCACTCCTCTGAGCGAAGCAGAGTTTGAGGAGATCATGAATCGTAACCGAGCAATCTCCAGCAGTGCTATCTCAAGGGCTGTGTCGGATGCGAGCGCAG cggATTACGGCAGCGCTATTGAGACACTGGTGACGGCCATCTCTCTGATCAAGCAGTCGAAGGTTTCCGCTGATGACCGCTGTAAGGTTCTCATCAGCTCCCTGCAGGATTGCTTACATGGAATTGAATCCAAATCCTATGGCTCTGTGTCGAG CAGGCGGGAAAGGTCCAGGGAGAGGGACCACAGTCGCTCTCGTGAGAAGAACCGTCGGCACAAGTCTCGCAGCCGAGATCGGCACGAGGACTATTACCGGGAACGTAGCCGCGAGAGAGATCGCCATCGCGAGCGAGACcgtgacagagagagagacagagaacgTGAGAGGGAATATCGCCACCGTTAG
- the cpsf6 gene encoding cleavage and polyadenylation specificity factor subunit 6 isoform X2, translated as MADGVDHIDIYADVEEEFNQESDYPVHEQIDLYDDVISPSANNGDAPEDRDYLDNLPAPGGNEGSKGAPPNVVYTYTGKRIALYIGNLTWWTTDEDLTDAIRSIGINDVLEIKFFENRANGQSKGFALVCVGSDSSSRKLMDLLSKRELHGQNPIVTPCNKQSLSQFEMQSRKSTQSGQMSGEGKAGPPGGGRSGFPLGRGRGRFPGQPGPGGDRFPGPVGPGGPPPHFPGMQGPPRPPSGPPGPPGPPGPPPPGQGLPPPLGGPPHRGDRPPPPVLFPGQFGQPPMGPMPPGPPPPGYGPPPGPPPPQQGPPPPGPFPPRPPGPLGPPLGLAPPPHMQGPPPGGPPPAPHVNPAFFPPPGNNNMPSSDGRGPPPGDPYGRPPPYDRDYGPGGRDMDASRTPLSEAEFEEIMNRNRAISSSAISRAVSDASAADYGSAIETLVTAISLIKQSKVSADDRCKVLISSLQDCLHGIESKSYGSVSSRRERSRERDHSRSREKNRRHKSRSRDRHEDYYRERSRERDRHRERDRDRERDREREREYRHR; from the exons GAATCAGATTATCCTGTTCATGAGCAGATTGACCTGTATGATGATGTCATCTCGCCATCTGCCAACAACGGGGACGCACCCGAGGACCGAGATTACCTGGATAACCTGCCTGCACCCGGAGGCAATGAGGGCTCCAAAGGAGCTCCACCGAACGTCGTCTACACCTACACTGGCAAAAGAATCGCTCTGTACATCGGCAACCTCACATGG TGGACCACTGATGAAGATTTGACAGATGCTATTCGCTCCATAGGCATCAATGATGTGCTGGAGATAAAGTTTTTTGAGAATAGAGCAAATGGGCAGTCAAAAGG GTTTGCGCTGGTGTGCGTGGGTTCAGATTCCTCGTCCAGGAAGCTGATGGATCTGCTGTCTAAACGGGAGCTGCACGGACAAAACCCTATCGTCACTCCTTGCAACAAACAGTCGCTCAGCCAGTTTGAGATGCAGTCCCGAAAAA GCACACAGTCAGGGCAGATGTCAGGAGAGGGGAAGGCTGGGCCTCCAGGAGGAGGTCGCAGTGGCTTCCCTCTCGGCAGGGGTCGAGGGCGCTTTCCAGGCCAACCTGGACCAGGCGGAGACCGCTTCCCTGGACCAGTCGGACCTGGTGGACCTCCACCACACTTTCCAG GTATGCAAGGACCACCTCGTCCTCCATCTGGCCCACCTGGGCCTCCAGGACCCCCTGGCCCCCCTCCACCTGGACAAGGTCTGCCACCGCCTCTTGGCGGACCTCCTCACAGAGGAGACCGCCCTCCTCCACCCGTCCTTTTTCCTGGTCAGTTTGGTCAACCTCCAATGGGTCCGATGCCTCCTGGCCCGCCCCCACCAGGATACGGGCCTCCCCCAGGCCCCCCTCCACCTCAGCAAGGTCCGCCCCCTCCAGGACCCTTCCCTCCCCGCCCACCTGGTCCTTTAGGACCACCGCTTGGCCTCGCACCTCCACCTCACATGCAGGGACCCCCACCTGGAGGTCCACCACCGGCTCCTCACGTCAACCCAGCCTTTTTCCCTCCACCTGGAAACAACAACATGCCATCGTCCGACGGCAGGGGCCCTCCACCCGGCGACCCCTACGGCCGCCCTCCTCCTTATGACAGAGACTACGGCCCTGGCGGCAG GGACATGGATGCGTCTCGCACTCCTCTGAGCGAAGCAGAGTTTGAGGAGATCATGAATCGTAACCGAGCAATCTCCAGCAGTGCTATCTCAAGGGCTGTGTCGGATGCGAGCGCAG cggATTACGGCAGCGCTATTGAGACACTGGTGACGGCCATCTCTCTGATCAAGCAGTCGAAGGTTTCCGCTGATGACCGCTGTAAGGTTCTCATCAGCTCCCTGCAGGATTGCTTACATGGAATTGAATCCAAATCCTATGGCTCTGTGTCGAG CAGGCGGGAAAGGTCCAGGGAGAGGGACCACAGTCGCTCTCGTGAGAAGAACCGTCGGCACAAGTCTCGCAGCCGAGATCGGCACGAGGACTATTACCGGGAACGTAGCCGCGAGAGAGATCGCCATCGCGAGCGAGACcgtgacagagagagagacagagaacgTGAGAGGGAATATCGCCACCGTTAG